From Saccharomyces kudriavzevii IFO 1802 strain IFO1802 genome assembly, chromosome: 11:
CCAGACCCTCGATTTTGGCGATGAAGTTATGCGACAGATACAGCTCCTCTAAATTGGTCAACGCTTCTAAATTTTCGATTCTTTTCAGCTTATTAGACTGGATGGATAGGATCTTCAGATTTTGTAAAGGATGTAGGTTAATCAGTCTTGGTATGGAGTTCTTACCCAGCCAAATCTCCTCTAGATTTGATAGACCTTCGAAAGAATCGGGTTCGATGGTGTGTATTTTATTGCCACCCAACTCTAAGTTCTTCAGCGATTTTAAAGTGGACAGATTTTCGATCTTTGAAATGCTGTTCTGCACAAAGAATAAATTCTCCAGCTCAGTCAAATTTTCCAGGTTTTTGATATGCTTGATCTTGTTGAAGGACAGGTCTAACGAGGTTAATTTGGTAAGTTTGTTAACGTTGGAAGAGATGTGTTTGATCTTGTTATCGTAGAAATCGAGGTCAACAATCTTGTCATGGGGCAAAACTTCTACTTCGCTTATACTTTCGATCAGATTTTGTCTCAAACATAACTGCTTGAGGTTTTTGAACCTGTAAAGGTTCAAATCTTCCAGTGATTTGATTTTCAGATGAATCAAATCGATGACCTCTACATCATCAGGCAAATCTTGCGTCAATTCTGAATCCGCGCTAATGAAGTCGAGATTCGTATCGTCCAAGACTTCGACCTTGCGTTGTTCgtccttttcttcagcaTTGATATCAGCAAGAGTGTTCTCCATGACAACTGCTATGTGATGCTGAGCTCCTTTGCACTTCTTATTGTTTGGTTTTAAAGTCCATACAGGTACtgttttttccaacagTACCTTAATATATAGTTCCGGGCCAAAATAGCAGTCAACGAGAAAAAAGGGAGAAAAGAGTAAGGTGAAGTATGGTATTAACAGGGCTggttatatatatataatatatgtatgtatacatatatatgcaGGTCAATCGATCTATTTATATACGTAcgaatataatataatatggCGTGACACGATATAATATAGTAGAGCAGGGCGGGCACTTAGTTCGCGTCGGGGTTGGAAGCGATATAGTCGACTGTTTCACCCACACTTCTCAAGTCATCAGCCACTTTGTCCGGGATTTCGATGTCgaattcttcttcaatggcCACAAGCAGCTCTACAGTGTCCAGGGAGTCCAACCCCAAGTCCTTGTGGAACTGAGTGTCGCTGGAGATCTGTTTGTTGGCAATGTTGGGCGAGTTTTTGTCAAAAGCCTTGATGACGTCTACGACTCTCTGAGAGACCTGGTCTTTGCTCACGTTGGCGGAGTAGAACCTTTGTGCGAGTGTTTTGGCCACGACAGGACGGCCCATTATGGCGCGGTACGCAGAAGATGCAAT
This genomic window contains:
- the ACP1 gene encoding acyl carrier protein (similar to Saccharomyces cerevisiae ACP1 (YKL192C); ancestral locus Anc_4.297); the encoded protein is MFRSVCRISPRIASSAYRAIMGRPVVAKTLAQRFYSANVSKDQVSQRVVDVIKAFDKNSPNIANKQISSDTQFHKDLGLDSLDTVELLVAIEEEFDIEIPDKVADDLRSVGETVDYIASNPDAN
- the SDS22 gene encoding type 1 protein phosphatase-activating protein SDS22 (similar to Saccharomyces cerevisiae SDS22 (YKL193C); ancestral locus Anc_4.298); protein product: MENTLADINAEEKDEQRKVEVLDDTNLDFISADSELTQDLPDDVEVIDLIHLKIKSLEDLNLYRFKNLKQLCLRQNLIESISEVEVLPHDKIVDLDFYDNKIKHISSNVNKLTKLTSLDLSFNKIKHIKNLENLTELENLFFVQNSISKIENLSTLKSLKNLELGGNKIHTIEPDSFEGLSNLEEIWLGKNSIPRLINLHPLQNLKILSIQSNKLKRIENLEALTNLEELYLSHNFIAKIEGLEKNLKLTTLDITSNKITCLENLNHLPNLTDIWASFNKIDQSFESLGENLSNLSRLETIYLEGNPIQLENKTSYRRKLTMNLPPSLQKIDATYIKG